A single region of the Mycoplasma mycoides subsp. mycoides SC str. PG1 genome encodes:
- a CDS encoding ECF transporter S component, which yields MKKNESLKEQLNDVVCNVDNDLDMHKELDSKDHKKIDHYHGKHHFDKFGNHDDIQNYNFELRTVFLFSRKKLLFKIVLTGIFLALTASVSAIDILLESIKIPVSDQVWIQSRFLDILVVCISIATLGPIFASLLGFLAPILHNFIHGMEHGWIQPPIEAITNVFIVWIVFLVFNVIFNNSPIHHDTNKNVARFKRWTPLPIMIVLVSFVSTLGFILALYIDSNTNSNHLLSNQISFYHAGHDHDHIHDEHMLSFTNINTFIIIAIFGWNILRYGIALLLFILVEWKMRPINHRYK from the coding sequence ATGAAGAAGAACGAATCATTAAAAGAACAATTAAATGATGTAGTATGTAATGTTGATAATGATTTAGATATGCACAAAGAACTTGATAGTAAAGATCATAAAAAAATAGATCATTATCATGGAAAACATCATTTTGATAAATTTGGAAATCACGATGATATTCAAAATTATAATTTTGAATTAAGAACTGTTTTTTTATTTAGTAGAAAAAAATTGCTATTTAAAATTGTTTTAACTGGAATTTTTTTAGCTTTAACTGCTTCAGTTAGTGCAATTGATATATTATTAGAGTCAATCAAAATTCCTGTAAGTGATCAAGTGTGAATTCAATCTAGATTTTTAGATATTTTAGTTGTTTGTATTTCAATAGCTACTTTAGGTCCGATCTTTGCTAGTTTATTAGGATTTTTAGCTCCAATTTTACATAACTTTATTCATGGTATGGAACATGGTTGAATACAACCTCCAATTGAAGCTATAACAAATGTTTTTATTGTTTGAATTGTTTTTCTTGTATTTAATGTGATTTTTAATAACTCACCAATTCATCATGATACAAATAAAAATGTTGCTAGATTTAAAAGATGAACCCCACTACCAATTATGATTGTTTTAGTTTCTTTTGTTTCCACTCTAGGATTTATTTTAGCTTTATATATAGATTCAAATACAAATTCTAATCACTTGTTATCAAATCAAATTAGTTTTTATCATGCTGGTCATGATCATGATCACATTCATGATGAACATATGCTAAGTTTTACAAATATTAATACTTTTATTATAATAGCTATTTTTGGGTGAAATATCTTAAGATATGGTATTGCTTTATTATTATTTATTCTAGTTGAATGAAAAATGAGACCAATTAATCATAGATACAAATAA
- the cmk gene encoding (d)CMP kinase yields MEKLIIAVDGTSSSGKSVIFKKVARILNYQFVDTGLMYRAFTWYCLFKNIDINNQDQIIKLLDSFDYKISDEQIFVNNINVTNKLISSEILNVINKITIIPQIRNYMVKAQQQMVKNKGYILVGRDITSVVLPNADLKIYLDCDIEIRAKRRFEQNVENKILGKSFKQIYQDLIKRDQVDKTRKIGPLVLVSDAWYIDNSYLTIDQVVDIVVNKVHQLESQK; encoded by the coding sequence ATGGAAAAACTGATTATAGCTGTTGATGGTACTAGTAGTAGTGGAAAATCTGTAATTTTTAAAAAAGTTGCTAGAATTTTAAATTATCAGTTTGTTGATACTGGATTAATGTATCGAGCTTTTACTTGATATTGTTTATTTAAAAATATTGATATTAATAATCAAGATCAAATTATCAAATTATTAGATAGTTTTGATTATAAAATTAGTGATGAACAAATATTTGTAAATAATATAAATGTTACTAACAAACTAATAAGTAGTGAAATTTTAAATGTAATTAATAAAATTACAATAATTCCACAAATTAGAAATTATATGGTAAAAGCTCAACAACAAATGGTTAAAAATAAAGGTTATATACTAGTTGGTAGAGATATTACAAGTGTAGTTTTACCTAATGCAGATTTAAAAATTTATTTAGATTGTGATATTGAAATCAGAGCAAAAAGAAGATTTGAACAAAATGTAGAAAACAAAATTTTAGGTAAATCATTTAAACAAATTTATCAAGATTTAATTAAAAGAGATCAAGTTGATAAAACAAGAAAAATAGGACCTTTAGTTTTAGTAAGTGATGCTTGATATATAGATAATTCTTATTTAACTATAGATCAAGTTGTAGATATTGTAGTTAATAAAGTTCATCAATTAGAAAGTCAAAAATAA
- the der gene encoding ribosome biogenesis GTPase Der, translating into MKKKIVAIIGRPNVGKSSLFNRIIKEKKSIVDNKPGVTRDRIYSNAEWLTREFILVDTGGISIDQQLFSNEIQIQTQIAIEQADVIIFVVDFLNRLDKDDKMIAKILHKSKKPVILAINKYDKKTIDDHNYEFMNLGFSDLYFISSTHGIGIGDLLDKVISYISKNDVDLKDDSTKIAIIGRPNVGKSSLVNSLVNENRMIVSEIEGTTLDAVDISFSYNKNKYTVIDTAGIRKKSKLGQTVEKYSYLRSLSAITNSDIVLLMIDATKPITDQDTNIGGLIYDEKKPVIIVVNKWDLVKNKQEQILKKEEEIRAYFKYISYAKIIFISALDKTRVTKILDLVADIKQSLSVKVKTYVLNEVLNKAQLINPAPEFNGNRLKIYYASQVQAYIPTFVLFCNHPNYLHFSYKRFLENQIRFSFGFDSIPINLIFRERK; encoded by the coding sequence ATGAAAAAGAAAATTGTAGCAATTATTGGAAGACCAAATGTTGGTAAATCAAGTTTATTTAATAGAATTATTAAAGAAAAAAAATCTATAGTTGATAATAAACCAGGAGTTACAAGAGATAGAATTTATAGTAATGCTGAATGATTAACTAGAGAATTTATTTTAGTTGATACTGGTGGAATTAGTATTGATCAACAATTGTTTTCAAATGAAATTCAAATACAAACTCAAATTGCTATTGAACAAGCTGATGTTATTATTTTTGTTGTTGATTTTTTAAATAGATTAGATAAAGATGACAAAATGATTGCTAAAATTTTACACAAATCTAAAAAACCAGTAATTTTAGCAATTAATAAATATGATAAAAAAACTATTGATGATCATAACTATGAATTTATGAATTTAGGATTTAGTGATTTATATTTTATTTCTTCAACTCATGGAATTGGGATTGGTGATCTATTAGATAAAGTGATTTCTTATATTTCTAAAAATGATGTAGATTTAAAAGATGATTCAACTAAAATAGCAATTATTGGAAGACCAAATGTTGGTAAATCAAGTTTAGTAAATTCTTTAGTTAATGAAAACAGAATGATAGTTAGTGAAATTGAAGGAACTACTTTAGATGCTGTTGATATTAGTTTTTCTTATAATAAAAATAAATATACAGTAATTGATACAGCAGGAATTAGAAAAAAATCTAAACTAGGTCAAACTGTTGAAAAATATAGTTATTTAAGATCATTATCTGCAATTACTAATAGTGATATTGTTTTATTAATGATTGATGCAACAAAACCAATAACAGATCAAGATACTAATATTGGTGGATTAATTTATGATGAAAAAAAACCTGTAATTATTGTTGTAAATAAATGAGATCTAGTTAAAAATAAACAAGAACAAATTCTAAAAAAAGAAGAAGAAATTAGAGCATATTTTAAATATATTTCTTATGCAAAAATTATTTTTATTTCAGCACTTGATAAAACCAGAGTTACTAAAATTTTAGATTTAGTTGCAGATATTAAACAAAGTTTATCAGTTAAAGTTAAAACGTATGTGTTAAATGAGGTTTTAAATAAAGCTCAACTAATTAATCCAGCTCCTGAATTTAACGGAAATAGATTAAAAATTTATTATGCTAGTCAAGTTCAAGCTTACATTCCAACATTTGTTTTATTTTGTAATCACCCAAATTATTTACACTTTTCATATAAAAGGTTTTTAGAAAATCAAATTAGATTTAGTTTTGGATTTGATAGCATTCCTATTAATTTAATTTTTAGAGAAAGAAAATAA
- a CDS encoding glycerol-3-phosphate dehydrogenase: protein MKKNITIIGSNAYSIALANILADNHHNVIIYSENELDVNNINFNHSYNISTQLKINNKIVATTDLVASLENVEILILTSLNKQLLSTINQIKKYLKNEIILISTIKGFDENNLDLLSNLIINQFSKTNLLKEFVCLYGPNNPSQIILKKPTTAMIISKNLSICKQLVKIFSNEYFLCYSNNDLITSELVVYFKDLINLSLGILEGLGAESNTKASLITIVINLIYQIAKNYNAKLETFFNFATLATLIENILDKNNKYFLLGIDIVKLKNITKALEKNNLTIDQIQVVRIAYLLCDKYEIHNEFINTLYRILYNNIRPIALLNHSFKGVWLV from the coding sequence ATGAAAAAAAATATCACTATTATTGGATCTAATGCTTATAGTATTGCTTTAGCTAATATTCTAGCTGATAATCATCATAATGTAATTATTTATTCTGAAAATGAATTAGATGTTAATAATATTAATTTTAATCATAGTTATAATATTTCAACTCAATTAAAAATTAATAATAAAATTGTTGCTACAACTGATTTAGTTGCTAGTTTAGAAAATGTTGAAATTTTAATTTTAACTAGTTTAAATAAACAACTACTTTCAACTATTAATCAAATTAAAAAGTATTTAAAAAATGAAATTATTTTAATTAGTACTATTAAAGGTTTTGATGAGAATAATTTAGATTTATTATCAAATTTAATTATTAATCAATTTAGTAAAACTAACTTATTAAAAGAATTTGTTTGTTTATATGGACCAAATAATCCTAGTCAAATTATTTTAAAAAAACCAACAACAGCTATGATCATTTCAAAAAACTTAAGTATTTGCAAACAGTTAGTTAAAATATTTTCAAATGAATATTTTTTATGTTATTCAAATAATGATTTGATTACAAGTGAATTAGTAGTTTATTTTAAAGATTTAATTAATCTTTCACTAGGTATTTTAGAAGGTCTTGGTGCTGAAAGTAATACTAAAGCTTCATTAATTACTATTGTTATTAATTTAATTTATCAAATAGCTAAAAACTATAATGCTAAATTAGAAACTTTTTTTAATTTTGCTACTTTAGCTACTTTAATAGAAAATATTTTAGATAAAAATAATAAATATTTTTTGTTAGGAATTGATATTGTTAAGTTAAAAAATATTACAAAAGCACTTGAAAAAAATAATTTAACAATAGATCAAATTCAAGTTGTTAGAATTGCTTATCTACTATGTGATAAATATGAAATTCATAATGAATTTATTAACACACTATATAGAATTTTATATAATAATATTAGACCAATAGCGCTTTTAAACCATTCATTTAAAGGTGTTTGACTGGTTTAA
- a CDS encoding HU family DNA-binding protein, with amino-acid sequence MTKKELIEEIIINENISKVDAEKVVNRIFQTISKHLIEGKEVSVAGFGKFVISERSSREGVNPSTGEKIIIPASRSARFKPAKQLKESLM; translated from the coding sequence ATGACTAAAAAAGAATTAATTGAAGAAATCATTATTAATGAGAATATTTCTAAAGTTGATGCTGAAAAAGTTGTTAATAGAATCTTTCAAACAATTTCAAAACATTTAATTGAAGGAAAAGAAGTATCAGTTGCAGGATTTGGAAAATTTGTTATTTCTGAAAGATCATCTAGAGAAGGAGTTAACCCATCAACTGGTGAAAAAATAATTATTCCAGCTTCTAGATCAGCGAGATTTAAACCAGCTAAACAACTTAAAGAATCATTAATGTAA
- a CDS encoding DnaD family protein translates to MIFELLEKGIVSKKKLLLEYYKKLNLTDNQALIILMIMYLNDQTRKMTTPNLLANYLNLSSVEIENELELLAEKDLIEIKTDFIDFSNLFKKITLLVNDSFLIKQYNQFFINFEKNLLFVLTKDEKLKIIKLLQTNIKEEQLLQITNKKKISDFNFLLKEIEKYLNSNQLILFDWLND, encoded by the coding sequence ATGATTTTTGAATTATTAGAAAAAGGAATTGTTTCTAAAAAAAAGTTATTATTAGAATATTATAAAAAACTAAATTTAACTGATAATCAAGCTTTAATTATTTTAATGATAATGTATTTAAACGATCAAACTAGAAAAATGACAACTCCTAATTTATTAGCTAATTATTTAAATTTATCTAGTGTTGAAATTGAAAATGAATTAGAATTATTAGCTGAAAAAGATTTAATTGAAATTAAAACAGATTTTATTGATTTTTCTAATTTGTTTAAAAAAATTACCCTACTTGTTAATGATTCTTTTTTAATAAAGCAATATAATCAATTTTTTATTAATTTTGAAAAGAATTTATTATTTGTTTTAACTAAAGATGAAAAACTAAAAATTATTAAGCTTTTACAAACAAATATTAAAGAAGAACAGTTGTTACAAATTACTAATAAGAAAAAAATTTCTGATTTTAATTTTTTATTAAAAGAAATTGAAAAATATTTAAATTCAAATCAACTTATTTTATTTGATTGATTAAATGATTAA
- a CDS encoding Holliday junction resolvase RecU, giving the protein MHPLKNKGQYLETILNITNQKYLDENLCVVSKIPTNINLININNKVITNATFKDNFNCDYIGVYNGLYFEFDAKETSKDEFNFNAIRKNQQQKLNLVSKNKGLAFIILYFSKYDDFYIISYNKLIEYIKNNKKTIPRSWITKNPPLP; this is encoded by the coding sequence ATGCACCCATTAAAAAATAAAGGTCAATATTTAGAAACAATTTTAAACATTACTAATCAAAAATATCTAGATGAAAATTTATGTGTAGTTAGTAAAATTCCAACAAATATTAATCTAATTAATATCAATAATAAAGTCATTACAAACGCTACTTTTAAAGATAATTTTAATTGTGATTATATTGGAGTTTATAATGGTTTATATTTTGAATTTGATGCTAAAGAAACATCAAAAGATGAGTTTAATTTTAATGCTATTAGAAAAAATCAACAACAAAAACTTAATTTAGTTAGTAAAAATAAAGGATTAGCATTTATTATTTTGTATTTTTCAAAATACGATGATTTTTATATTATTTCTTATAATAAACTAATAGAATATATTAAAAATAATAAAAAAACAATTCCTAGAAGTTGAATAACTAAAAACCCCCCGCTACCATAA
- a CDS encoding DivIVA domain-containing protein, with product MKKLSVNQIQNKKFNIAYKGYKIEEVNDFLDEIIKDYVVLENQIASLNEQLDLANQKLTKLSADKQKVENELEQYAKKNWKLVKDNLNDIDLIKRIARIEKNLVGYEEKLNKIDEIYKLLISKSR from the coding sequence ATGAAAAAGTTATCAGTTAACCAGATTCAAAATAAGAAATTTAACATAGCTTATAAAGGTTATAAAATTGAAGAAGTAAACGACTTTTTAGATGAAATTATTAAAGATTATGTTGTTTTAGAAAATCAGATTGCTAGTTTAAATGAACAATTAGATTTAGCTAATCAAAAATTAACAAAACTTAGTGCTGATAAGCAAAAAGTTGAAAATGAACTAGAACAATATGCTAAAAAGAATTGAAAACTAGTTAAAGATAACTTAAATGATATAGATCTCATTAAAAGAATAGCAAGAATTGAAAAAAATTTAGTTGGATATGAAGAAAAATTAAATAAAATTGATGAAATTTATAAATTATTAATAAGTAAATCAAGATAG
- a CDS encoding BspA family leucine-rich repeat surface protein, which produces MLTLFSSLAMISTTGFLVVACNNTNNNPVKSEVIINNKQAVIDLWNKEFKNKLDSAKNTSLIVEMPKEKLPKKISDSIDLNGSLYENTVEKLTKDENNKLNQKVKILVNKDVIGLEVGSVKYGQQSIKYKTKDGKIVEKNKDEWEKMVWKDPSKKRQKQEISDIDEVIQMGYYDDEGDNYLKPFNKNIHYVQAFEMPTNISKISALLPREVNSLSKVFNQITSTNVGGIEKWDVSRVCRMSFLFDGAKNFNYDISNWDVKILRDANSMFADNAKFNQNLGKWKPYNLAFARKMFARAKVFNQDLSSWQTSHVYNMEQMFDGAEKFNSNLDKWDTSHVQTMKSMFSGAKMFNGNISSWNTSKVEDMTSMFRKTGEFNQDISKWKTNSVKKMNYMFSEAKMFNQDISKWDVSNVDEMNFMFNKASSFDQNLSEWKVKEKVKHSSFATGSKIESQSSKLPKFKDSSSSTPTPTSTPASTPASAKSKMK; this is translated from the coding sequence ATATTAACATTATTTAGCTCATTAGCAATGATTAGTACTACTGGTTTTTTAGTAGTAGCATGTAATAATACAAATAATAATCCAGTTAAATCAGAAGTTATTATCAATAACAAACAAGCTGTTATTGATTTATGAAATAAAGAATTTAAAAACAAATTAGATAGTGCTAAAAATACTAGTTTAATTGTAGAAATGCCTAAAGAAAAATTACCAAAAAAAATTAGTGATTCTATTGATTTAAATGGTAGTTTGTATGAAAATACTGTTGAAAAATTAACTAAAGATGAAAATAATAAATTAAATCAAAAAGTTAAAATTTTAGTAAATAAAGATGTTATTGGATTAGAAGTTGGATCTGTTAAATATGGTCAACAATCAATAAAATATAAAACAAAAGACGGAAAGATTGTTGAAAAAAATAAAGACGAATGAGAAAAAATGGTTTGAAAAGATCCATCTAAAAAAAGACAAAAACAAGAAATAAGTGACATTGATGAAGTTATTCAAATGGGTTATTATGATGATGAAGGTGATAATTATTTAAAACCATTTAATAAAAATATTCATTACGTACAAGCGTTTGAAATGCCAACAAATATTTCTAAAATAAGTGCACTTTTACCAAGAGAAGTTAATAGTTTAAGTAAAGTATTTAATCAAATCACATCTACAAATGTTGGTGGTATTGAAAAATGAGATGTTTCTAGAGTTTGTCGAATGAGTTTCTTATTTGATGGTGCTAAAAACTTTAATTACGATATTTCAAATTGAGATGTAAAAATTTTAAGAGATGCTAATTCAATGTTTGCTGATAATGCTAAATTTAATCAAAATTTAGGAAAATGAAAACCATATAATTTAGCATTTGCTAGAAAAATGTTTGCTAGAGCAAAAGTATTTAATCAAGATCTAAGTTCATGACAAACTTCTCATGTTTATAATATGGAACAAATGTTTGATGGAGCAGAAAAATTTAATTCTAATTTAGACAAGTGAGATACCTCTCATGTTCAAACAATGAAATCAATGTTTTCTGGTGCAAAAATGTTTAATGGAAACATTTCGTCTTGAAACACTTCAAAAGTTGAAGACATGACATCAATGTTTAGAAAAACTGGAGAGTTTAATCAAGATATTTCAAAATGAAAAACTAATAGTGTAAAGAAAATGAATTATATGTTTTCTGAAGCAAAAATGTTTAATCAAGACATTTCAAAATGAGATGTTTCTAACGTAGATGAAATGAACTTTATGTTTAATAAAGCCTCTAGTTTTGATCAAAATCTAAGTGAATGAAAGGTTAAAGAAAAAGTAAAACACAGTAGTTTTGCAACTGGCTCAAAAATAGAAAGTCAATCTTCAAAATTACCTAAATTTAAAGATTCAAGTTCATCCACTCCAACTCCAACTTCTACTCCTGCATCAACTCCAGCATCAGCTAAATCTAAAATGAAATAA